GTGCTTATTTTGAAAACTTAAAAAATTTAGGGCTGACAGAAGAAACAAAAAATATTTTAGAAAGTCAATTATCAGTAGAAAATTTCATTGGGAAAGTAATAGCGTTGTGTAAATTAAAATCCTAGACTATGAAAATTAGCGAAAAAAAATTAAATGGCATTGTTTATACTCCTCAATGGATTGTTGAGTTAATTTTGGACAATCTCGATTATAAAAATAATATTTACCAAAAAAAGATTATTGATCCGGCTTGCGGAGATGGGGCATTTTTAAGCGAAGTGCTTGTTAGATTTCTTAAAGATGCTAAAAAAGCAAAAATAGAAAATAAGATTATAAAAGAAAAAATAGAAAACAATATATTCGGCTTTGATATCGACGAAAATGCTATAAAAAAATGTATTTTAATACTGGAAGGTATTGCCAAAAAATATGACTTAAAAAATATTAAATGGAATATCTTAAAGACGGATAGTTTAGATAAATTTTTCGTTAGTAGATTTTTTGGTTCATTCGATTTCGTTGTTGGCAATCCACCATATATTAGGATTCAACATCTTGGTCTAAAAAGAAGGGAAAAAATTCAGAATGAATGGCAATTATGTAAAAAGGGGTCAACGGACATTTTTATTACCTTTTTTGAGCTCGGTTATTATTTGTTAAAAAAAACCGGGAAATTGGGTTATATTGCGCCAAACACTTATCTTAAAACAAAAGCAGGCGAAGGTTTAAGAAACTTTATAAAATTCCACCAAATATTAAAAACACTGATTGATTTTGAGCATAATCAATTATTTGATAACGCTACGACTTATTCTTTGATAACTATTTTAGATAAAAACCACAAGAAAAACACCTTTTTTTTATTTAAGGGCAATAAAGAAAATATAAATTATATTGATGAGATAAATATTGAAAATTTAAACAAAGATAATTGGATTTTAACTTCAAACGATATTCTTGAAAAATTAAATAAAATTGAAAAAAGAGGATTGCATCTGAATGAAATTGCAAAAATTCACGTCGGGATAACCACGCTTGCAGATGATTATTATATTTTTAAGGACCCTGTAATCGATGGCGATTTCGCAGAAATTAAATTAAAAGATGGAAGAGTATTCCAAGTCGAACGGGAAATTTTAAAACCGATAATAAAAGCCTCTGTGCTTAAAAATCCTAATGAGAACCAAAATCGTTTTATAATTTTCCCTTATAAAAAAGTGAACAGCAGGCATTCTATTATTCCAGAAAAGGATCTGAAAGAAAAATATCCTTTTACATATAAATATTTTGAGGCAATAAAAGAAGTTCTTGATAATCGCGATAAAGGAAAACCGAATCCTGTTGATTGGTATGCATTTGGAAGGTCACAGGGTCTTGATACTTCATTTGGTAAAAAAATATTAACATCGCCAATAAATCTAAAACCAAATTTTATTGTTTGGGAAAAAGAAGAATATACTTTTTATGCCGGATATTGCATTAAATTCGATGGAGATCTAAAACTTTTAGCTAAACATCTAAACTCAAAAGATATGGAGTTTTACATTAACCATATTAGTAGAAACTATCAAAATAATTATAAATCTTTCGCTAAAAGTTTTATCGAGAGATTTGGTATTGATGATTTAAATTTGGTAAATGGGCAGAAACAAAGACAACGATTATTGATATTTCAACACTAAAAATTGTGTAAAGTTTTAAAAATATTTTTTAAATAAATATGACACCAGAATCGGCAGGGCCGAACAATCCGCCAAAGGCGGATTAGAAAAACTTGAAATCGTCGCCTCGCTGTGCGAGGCGCAAACCGCCGAAAAACCTGAAAAAATGTCGGCTCAAACTTTATTTTGGCCAGAAGCAGGCTTTTTCTCATTTTTTGTTTGATTGTTTTTATAATATTTGTTATCATTATATTGAAAAGATAATATATCACTTACATACTATCAAATTATTGAAAATATGGCAACAGAAATCAACATAGGCGAAAATATAAAGAAATACCGAAATAAACAAGGATTATCTCAAGAGGATTTTGCTAAGAAATCAGGCGTAAAATATACTACCCTGACTAAAATTGAGAGCAATGTAATAAAAAAGCCGTCCGTGCTTGTTATGGCGAAAATCGCCAAAGCACTGGGTGTTTCGATTGAGGATTTAATAAAATAAAAAATATGTCAAGTAAAATAATAGAAATTTTTAACGATGAAAAGTTGATAGATAAAATTAAGAATCGCCTGCCACATTTATTTCAGTTAGCGGAATTAGAAAGCTCAAGAGCTGGGAAAATTGGAATGGAGGTCGGTTCTTTGCGCGAAAAGATTATTACTGCACTGCTTATTTATAAATTTGGGAAAGAAAATGTTGAGACAGAAATCCCCATAACCGAATCAGAAATTGATGCTAACCTTTTTGGAGCCCCCATCTCTATTAAAACAATAACCGGTACTAGATTCGGAGGAGTTAAACTAGTTTGGACGGTTGATGCCAAAAAAGCAGACGAATTTCGTAAAAATTATGAGCCCAGTTACGATATATTGTTTATACAAATTAATTGGGGAAGCGTAGGGGGATTTTACTATATTCCATTGGAATCTCAGCGAAGGTTGTTCGATCGAATAGGGAGAGAAAATTATATTCAACTTCCAAAACCGGGAACAAACCCGAGAGGAGCGGAGATTACTAAAGAAGCGCTATCAAGTTTAGTTAGAGACAAAGATGCCAAGACCATAGAAATACTATGGAAAAAGACAACAATAGAGTTTAACCCATATAAAAGATGGGTAGATTACTGGAAAGAAGATTAGTATGATATACCATAATTATAAAAGAAAAAATGGAACGCAAACCAGCGCCTTTGGTGCACCAGGTCGAATTAACCATGACTCGTCAAAATTTTATAACAGCAAGCTTTATGAGGGGTTAAATAATGGAAAAGATGTTGAGTATGTTGAAAATCCAATTGAACCGCAAAATATAAACAAAGTTTTTTGCAAGAGCAGTGAGGCAATGATAGAACTTCCAGATAACAGTGTTCATTTGATGGTCACTTCACCACCTTATAATGTTGGTAAAATGTATGATGAAAATTTATCCCTCAAAGAATATAGAGAGTTGCTAAAACGAGTATTCAAAGAAACATACAGGGTTTTGGTCCCCGGCGGTAGAGCTTGTATAAATATAGCAAATTTAGGCAGAAAACCATATTTGCCACTTCACAGTTATATCATAGAAGATATGCACGCTCTTGGTTTTTTGATGAGGGGCGAGTTGCTTTGGGACAAAGGAAGTAGCGCAAGTTCTTCAACAGCTTGGGGAACTTATCTAAAAGCAAACAATCCGGTATTGCGGGATGTCCATGAATATATTCTTGTTTTTTGTAAAGATACATTCACTCGTTTAAATCCGCATAAAAGAAAAAGTACCATTTCAAAAGAAGAATTTTTAGAATTTACAAAGAGTGTTTGGAAATTTTCCGCAGAGCGAGCTTCAAAAGTAGGCCACCCCGCTCCTTTTCCAGTTGAACTACCTTATCGCTTAATCCAACTTTATACTTTTGAAGGCGATGTTGTCCTTGACCCATTTGTTGGCGCCGGAACTACTTGCATTGCGGCACTAAAAACCAATAGAAAATATGTGGGTTATGATATTGATAAACAATATTGTGATTTGGCGGAACGAAGAATAAAACAATTTTTACAAGAACAAACGACATTATTTTCGAAATAAACCAAACGTTCAAACTATGGCGAAAATTGCCAAAGCGTTGGGTGTTTCGATTGAGGAGTTATTAAAATGAAAACTATAAAAAGCAAAACACTCGCAATATTTGGAGTAGTAACTTGGATACTTTCGGTTGCGTCTTTGGCTAAAGATCTCGCTGGAAATTATACGGCTCCAACAGCTTTAATTGTGGTGTCGGCATTGGCAACGCTGGTATTCACGATTATGGCAGTAGTCCGATTATGGAAACCACAAAAAGTTACTGCCGTTTTGTTTCTTGTATTGTCTTTAGTTTCTCTTGTATACGTTTCGGCTCCAATCAAAATAGTTACCTTCGTTTTGTTTATTTGGGTAATATCGCTTCTTTGGGTAATGGGGAAACACGAGGGTCTCGCCAAGAAACTTCAAAAAGATTCTGGACTTACTGATGAAGAATTTTCTGCAATGCTAAAAGAAAAACAGAAAGGCAATGATAAAGCGGTAGAGAAAATACTTGCTTCAGCGCAAGAACGCGCTAAGGCAAAATATAAAGAAGTTACAGGCGTTAATCCAAAAAGCATTGTCCCAGAAATCGGCAAGGAGATTTCATGGGCAGATATTGTAAATCATACATTCCGCGTTTTGGATTTTGACAGAAACGAAACAACTATTGATGAAAATAATCAGGTAAAAGCCAAGAGCCGGCTCCAACCGTACGGGTATTTGCTCGCAGAATCGCCAATTTTGAATAATCGTGTAAAATTGCCTATTATTCATCGTGATGATTTTCTCCTTGCCGCAAGCGTATTTGATGAACCAAAATTGGCGGCTATGGTTAAAGACGAAGAATTGCTTGTAGTTTACTCGCCAAAACATTTAGGGCCAAAAGGGTTATCCGGTAGTCCCCACCACGTTTTACATTACGCGATTACGCCTCACGGGACATTAGACGCTTACTACTCGAAAAACAATGATATATATGGCGAGACCTGAACCACAGAAGTTAGTTGGACAATTTGTATATCAAGGTGAGATAAAAGTGCAGATAAATCCTGAACAGGAATTTTAAGGATTTGCCGCCAAAGAGGAAAATCATTTATGATTTTCCTTGCGGGCTACCGCCCGCGAAAAACTTGAAATCGTCCCCCGAAGTAGTCCGCCTTGGGCGGACACTACGGGGCAGGCTTTTCGCTTCCGCTTCCCGCCTTCACTTTTCAGCTTCGGTCGGGCAGGCAAGGCGAGGCGGGTGGAAAGGGGGTTCGGGGGGAAGGAATTTTTGCCCGCCCGAGCGGAAAAGTTTTTTAGAAATCAATTTCCGGATTTTCGTTAAAATAGGTTCGAATTTTAACCAAAAGGCACCGCCAATTTTCAGAATTCGGATTTTGGGCAATAAGTTACCTCGCCCCACCAGAGAAACTGTGTTGCAATGCAGAAGACTTGATTATTAAGCCCAATCAGAAATTCCGAAATAAGGATTAAACAAGTATTTGATAAATTTAGCCCTGTAAGATATAATACGCTTATCACCCGCCCACCTGTTGCGTTGAAAAGAAAGAGGCGGATGCGGTAACCTGCCGCCTGTCTCTGCCCTAAGACTTAAGATGTGGGGACAGATGATCAGTTGGGTAGCCGATTCATCCTCTACAACAGACAGTGGCGGATAAACAGTGAACCTTATCACCTGAGAGCTCTACAAAGGACCGGGTGAATTGACGGATAATCAGGGATCTGTGCTCACAGACTCTCAAAAAGGAGAATTAAGTTATGGGTTATACTGATGAAAATTGGTATCATCTGCCAAGTGAACAGGTTTTTGAAATCCTAAGATCTGGCCAAACAGGGCTTACCCCAATGGATGCAAAAGCAAGGCTGGAAAAATATGGGTATAACGAGCTGGAGGTCAAAAAGCAGAGTCCTCTTATTAGATTCTTGCTACAGTTCCATAATCCTTTGCTTTATATCTTGATACTTGCTGCCATTGTTTCTATCTTTTTAGGTAAATTTATGGATATGGGAGTTATTATGGGCGTAGTTCTTGGCACAGTGATAATAGGTTTTATTCAAGAGGGAAAGGCCGAAGCCTCTTTAGAGTCCTTAAAAAAAATGATGGTACCGCAATGCACTGTGCGGAGGAATGGTGAAAAAGAGGTCATTCTTGCGAGGGAATTAGTTCCCGGTGATGTGGTTCTACTTGAAAGCGGCAATAGAGTGCCTGCTGACTTGCGTCTATTTTTAGCAAAGAACCTGAGTGCGGATGAATCAATGCTTACGGGAGAATCGGTGCCGGTAAATAAAAATGTTGACCCTACCCCAAAACCAAATTTGGGCCCTGAGAGACAACACTGTATGTCCTTCAGTGGTACTTTCATTAAACGAGGTCGTGGAGAAGGAGTTGTAGTGGGAACTGGAGAGCAGACAGAGATAGGTAAAATCGCAGGAATGATGCGAGAAACTGAAAGAATTACACCACCAATAATGAAGAAAATAAATAGTTTCACCAGGTTCTTAATCATTATCATCCTCTCGCTTGGTGTGGTTAATTTTATAATAGGATTAATATTTGGCTATGAAGTTGGGTATATGCTCCTTGTCGCGGTCGGGCTGATTGTTGCTGGAATACCGGAAGGGTTGCCCGCAATAGTAATCTCCACTTTTGCCTTTGGTGCTATGGCTATGGCACGCCGACACGCGCTTATACGCAGGCTCCCAGCAGCAGAGACATTAGGGTGCACCACAGTTATATGCTCAGATAAGACTGGCACTCTTACCAGAAACGAGATGACAGTGACTAAGATATATTGCGGGGGGAAGAACTATCAGATAAGCGGGGTTGGTTATGAGCCCAAAGGGGAGTTTATTCTAACTAATAATAGACTTAATGCTTTACCGGCAAAAGAAAAGTCCCATGAAATACAAAAAGTTATCTCACAAGACAAGGAGTTGATTGAAACCCTACGAGCAGGCTACCTGTGCAGCAACTCTGCTCTGGTGGAAGATGAGCAAAAGTTATATAGCATTAAAGGAGATCCTACAGAAGGAGCCTTGATTGTCTCGGCAACTAAGGCAAATGTTACCGAAAAATTTCCTAAATTAGATGAGATACCTTTTGAACCAGACCAACAATATATGGCTACTTTGCACAAGAGTAAAGGGGAAAATATTATCTATGTGAAGGGCTCGCCAGAGAAAGTTTTAGAAATGTGCCGGCATCAGTTAGTGGATGGAAATATTGAAGGGCTAAGAACTGGGGAAATATTAGACAGCTCGGATAAGATGGCCAAAGACGCCTTGCGTGTGCTTGGTATGGCGTATAAGGTTGTGGATGAAAAGAAAAACTCTTTTACCGAAAAAGAATTGGATGGGCTAATTTTCCTTGGGCTCCAGGGAATGATAGACCCACCGAGAGAGGAAGCAATAGCAGCAGTTAAGCAATGTAAGGCAGCCGGGATAAGAGTGGCGATGATAACCGGCGATCATCTACAGACAGCAAAGGCTATTGCCAGACAATTAGAAATAGGCAGTGGCAAGGATAAGGCATTAACAGGGGAAGATGTCCAGAGAATGGACGACAGGGAATTATCTGAAGTGGTGAATGAAGTATCGGTGTATGCCAGAGTTGCCCCGGAACATAAGTTCAGGATAGTAGAGCAATTGCATAAAAAAGGCGAGGTTGTTGCTGTTACTGGAGATGGGGTGAACGATGCTCCGGCATTAAAAAGAGCTGACATAGGAATATCTATGGGGATAGCCGGCACCGAGGTAAGCAAGGAGGCTTCTGATATGGTCCTGACTGATGATAACTTCGCCAGCATCGTTGCCGCAGTGGAGGAAGGCAGACATATCTTCAACAATATCTGGAAGGCTATCTTGTATCTGCTTCCTACAAATGGCGGTCAGATGATGGTAATGGTAGGAGCAGTGCTACTTTCGCCATTTATACCTATTTTTGTCGAGCGTCTTCCCTTGGAACCGATACAAATCTTGTGGGTAAATCTAATTATAGCCATAGCCTGTGCTATACCTTTGATTGCAGAGGCCAAGGAAAAGGGTCTGCTTGATAGACCCCCGCGTGATATCAACGAACCGTTGGCTAATACATTTCTCCTCCAGAGGGTTGGATTGGTGTCTCTTGTAACGGTAACCACAGTATTTACCATATTTGGTCTTGTTTATTTAGCGCTGCGTGATTCTGGTTCGGGAAACTACCTGGCACAGGCAGGAACAGCTGCATTCACCACGCTAATCTTTGTACAGGTCTGCTATCTGTTTACTGCTAGATCAATAAAGGAGTCGGCATTTACATTTAGTCCGTTCTCAAATAAATGGGCACTCGCAGGCGCTGTCACAACCTTGGGATTGCAAATTATAATGGTTTATTCGTTGCCCTTGTTTGGAATCAGCCCATTTAAAACAGTACCTTTTCCTGCACAGTGGTGGTTGGTCATACTTTTGGTTGCACCAGCTGGTTTTTTTGCTGTTGAGATTGAGAAACTCATAAGAAGGAGATTATGTGATCCCAATATAACAATGTCCTGTAAAAAAAAGAGGACATTTTAACTTTATTTATGATGATATCTTCATAAGCCCCAGCAATATTTTAACTTTTTTTCCGATCGTTTTCTCCTTTTTTTAAGAAGAACTCTTGAGAGCTATTCCTGCTTTCCGAATGGCATCCGAGACAGACTTTGCCAACACGGTAATGTGTCCCATCTTCCTTCCTGGACGAATCTCATTTTTGCCATAGAGATGCAGGTTTACTCCTGCAATTTTCAAAACTCCATCTATCAGTGAGAATATATCCTTTTTGCACATTAGGCCGTCTCCCAAAATGTTAACCATTACTGCTGGCGATAGTAGATCGGTTGAGCCCAAGGGCAAGCCACAAATTGCCCTTATGTGCTGTTCAAATTGAGAAGTATAACAGGCTTCAATGGTGTAGTGTCCAGAATTATGCACCCGCGGGGCAATTTCATTAACTAAAATTGTTCTGTCTTTAAGTAAAAACATCTCCACTCCTATAACCCCTATTACCCCTAACCTTTCCGCAACCCTTTTAGCAATATTAGCTGCTTTTTTTTCTACCTCAGCAGGTATCCTGGCAGGAACAATAGACATATGAAGGATATTGTTGCAATGGGTATTTTCAGGTACAGGAAAAGTCTTTATCTGTCCATTCTTTCCTCGGGCGCAGATAACGGAAATCTCTTTAACAAAGGGAATAAACTTCTCCCATATCAAAGGACCAAAAGAAGACCTGGAAAAAACGTTTTCTAGCTCCTTCCTGTTTTTTAAGACTACCTGTCCTTTCCCGTCATAGCCACCGGTAGAGGTTTTAAGCACAGCCGGCAGCCCAAGTTCTAAAAAAGCCTTTTCCAAATCAGAAGTCCTTTCTACAGCATAAAAATCAGCGGTCAGAATGCCTTGACTTCTTAAGAATTCCTTCTCCTTTATTCTATTTTGTGTAAGTTTTAAGGCCTTTGAGCAAGGAAAAACAGAAAACCCATGCTTCTCTAAATACTCAACTGTTTCTGCGGGGATATTCTCAAACTCATATGTCAAAACATCTACTTTTTTAGCTAATTTCAGGGCTTGAGTTTTGTTGCTAAATTCAGCCACAATCTGCTCATCGCACACCTGAGCGCAGGGACACCCTAAGGTAGGATCCAAGGTTATTACTCTATAGCCCATCTTCTTGGCCTCCTGAGCAAGCATCCTTCCCAATTGCCCTCCCCCAAGGATGCCTATAGTTGAAGGAGGATATATTTTTTTATACATTTTCCATTAATCCTTTTGCCTTTTCCTCAACTTCTTTAGATAAGCCCTCTTTATAATTTTGGACTTTTGTTCTTATTTCTGGATATTTCACACCCAAAACTTGAGCAGCTAAAATACCGGCGTTTCTCGCCCCATCTTTACCAATAGCCATTGTAGCGACAGGAACCCCCTTGGGCATTTGCACAATAGATAAAAGCGCATCCACTCCTTTAAGCACCCCGGATTCAATAGGGACTCCGATGACTGCAAGAGTGGTACTTGCAGCAGTCATTCCAGGAAGATGTGCCGCTCCTCCGGCCCCGGCAATAATTACCTCTAAACCTCGCCTGGCGGCAGAAGCTGCATACTCATGCATCCTCTGAGGCGTGCGATGAGCAGAAACAATGGTCATCTCATATGGTATATCAAATTCCGCAAGAACCCTGGCAGCCTCTTTCATCGTCTCTAAATCAGAATCACTTCCCATTATTATTCCTACTAAAATTTTCTTATTCATATTTGCTAACCTCCTGTAAAAAGTTCGGAAACCAAAATTTTTGATATTGAGGTCCCCTTTAAGGTGCAACTGCGTTAGATACTTGATATTTGATATTTCT
This is a stretch of genomic DNA from bacterium Unc6. It encodes these proteins:
- a CDS encoding 5-(carboxyamino)imidazole ribonucleotide synthase, producing MYKKIYPPSTIGILGGGQLGRMLAQEAKKMGYRVITLDPTLGCPCAQVCDEQIVAEFSNKTQALKLAKKVDVLTYEFENIPAETVEYLEKHGFSVFPCSKALKLTQNRIKEKEFLRSQGILTADFYAVERTSDLEKAFLELGLPAVLKTSTGGYDGKGQVVLKNRKELENVFSRSSFGPLIWEKFIPFVKEISVICARGKNGQIKTFPVPENTHCNNILHMSIVPARIPAEVEKKAANIAKRVAERLGVIGVIGVEMFLLKDRTILVNEIAPRVHNSGHYTIEACYTSQFEQHIRAICGLPLGSTDLLSPAVMVNILGDGLMCKKDIFSLIDGVLKIAGVNLHLYGKNEIRPGRKMGHITVLAKSVSDAIRKAGIALKSSS
- a CDS encoding type II restriction endonuclease subunit R; amino-acid sequence: MSSKIIEIFNDEKLIDKIKNRLPHLFQLAELESSRAGKIGMEVGSLREKIITALLIYKFGKENVETEIPITESEIDANLFGAPISIKTITGTRFGGVKLVWTVDAKKADEFRKNYEPSYDILFIQINWGSVGGFYYIPLESQRRLFDRIGRENYIQLPKPGTNPRGAEITKEALSSLVRDKDAKTIEILWKKTTIEFNPYKRWVDYWKED
- a CDS encoding SAM-dependent methyltransferase: MIYHNYKRKNGTQTSAFGAPGRINHDSSKFYNSKLYEGLNNGKDVEYVENPIEPQNINKVFCKSSEAMIELPDNSVHLMVTSPPYNVGKMYDENLSLKEYRELLKRVFKETYRVLVPGGRACINIANLGRKPYLPLHSYIIEDMHALGFLMRGELLWDKGSSASSSTAWGTYLKANNPVLRDVHEYILVFCKDTFTRLNPHKRKSTISKEEFLEFTKSVWKFSAERASKVGHPAPFPVELPYRLIQLYTFEGDVVLDPFVGAGTTCIAALKTNRKYVGYDIDKQYCDLAERRIKQFLQEQTTLFSK
- a CDS encoding 5-(carboxyamino)imidazole ribonucleotide mutase — translated: MNKKILVGIIMGSDSDLETMKEAARVLAEFDIPYEMTIVSAHRTPQRMHEYAASAARRGLEVIIAGAGGAAHLPGMTAASTTLAVIGVPIESGVLKGVDALLSIVQMPKGVPVATMAIGKDGARNAGILAAQVLGVKYPEIRTKVQNYKEGLSKEVEEKAKGLMENV